Genomic DNA from Prevotella intermedia ATCC 25611 = DSM 20706:
TTTATTATAATAATGTAATAAGTAGTGTTTTTCTGCGTTATTATACCAATGGAGAAGTTTAGAATACTTGCATATATGTTGCTGTTGGCTGTTGTCGGGTTGGTAACGGCTTGCAACGACGACGATACTTTTACGACGTCGAAGAGCAATCTGTTGGCATTTTCAACAGATACGGTGCGCCTTGACACTACATTCTCGAAAGTTCCAACCCCCACAAAGACATTTTGGGTCTACAATCGGTCGGGCAATGGCATTCGCCTTGCCAATGTTCGGTTGGAGCAAGGCAACCAAACGGGTTTCCGAGTGAATGTAGACGGCATCTACTTGGGACAGGCAAACGGCTATCAGGTGAATGGGCTTGAAGTGCGAAACAAGGACAGTATTCGTGTTTTCGTAGAACTTACAACGCCGAAGAATGGCAAGGCTGACCCACAATTGGTGGAAGACAACCTCGTGTTTACACTCGAAAGCACGGTGCAACAGAAAGTAAACCTGAAGGCTTACAGCTGGGACGCCGAACTCTTGAAGAACATTGAGATAAAGCACGATACCACCATACAAAGCACAAAGCCCATTGTGGTGCAGGGAGGCATTAAGGTGAACGAGGGCGCAACGCTTACCATTGGTGCTGGAACCACGCTTTATTTCTCCAATAAGGCAGGCTTTGATGTGCACGGACAGCTGAAAATAGCAGGAACAGCCGACAAGATTGTTACGCTTCGGGGCGACCGTTTGGACTATATGTTCGACTATTTGCCGTACGACCGTGTGAGCGGGCAGTGGCAAGGCATTCATTTCAATACGTCGAGTTACGACAACGAAATAGAATTTGCCGATATTCACTCGACTTATAATGGCATTGTGTGCGACTCGTCGAGTGTAGACCGTTCTACGCTTTCGCTTCGTCGGAGCACCATACACAATTGTCAGGGGTATGGTTTGCTCGCTACCAACTGCAAGATAGACGTCAGCAACAGCCAAATTACAAATACGTTGAAAGACTGTGCTGCTTTCTTTGGCGGCAACATAACGCTGAGCCATTGCACCCTTGCGCAGTTCTATCCTTTCGACGGAAACCGTGGCGCAGCCTTACGGTTCGGAAACAGCAGCGACGGGAAGCAATACACGCTCCAGCAATTCAATGTTTTCAACACCTTGATAACGGGGTATGCCGAAGACGTAATAATGGGTGCTTTTACCGATGAAACCGCTCAAAACTTCAAATTCGACCACAGCATCTTGCGCACCATAAAGCCAAAGGAACTTGATGCTGCCAAGTACGTTGAAGTGGTGTGGGAAGAAGCCACCGACACAGTGCAGTCGGGCGAGAAGCATTTCCGCAAGATAGACGGCGACAAGCAAGCTTACGACTTCCACCTTTCGGAGAAATCGAAAGCCCGCGATATAGGTATTGCGTTGCCCAACGGCATCAGTACCACCGACCACGACGGCTTTGCGCGCGATGAGAAGCCCGATGTAGGTTGTTATGAATACAGACCCGAAAAGAAAAAAGATTAAGAAAAAGCTTATGAAGCAAATTGATATAAACATTAAAATAGGCGTCTGCCAGTTGGAAGAACTGTCTGCCGACGAGCAAGTACTTATAGAAACGGCGATTGAAGCCACTAAGAACAGCTATTCGCCTTACAGCCATTTCAGTGTGGGAGCAGCTTTGTTGTTGGAAAATGGCGAAATGGTGATGGGGGCAAATCAAGAAAATGCAGCCTATCCATCGGGACTTTGTGCCGAACGTTCGGCTATTTTTGCAGCGCAGAGCACTCGCCCCGACCAACCCATAAAGGCATTGGCAATAGCCGCGCGCAATGGCGGAGGACTGATGAAGCAGCCCATTGTGCCTTGCGGAGCGTGCCGACAGGTTGTCTTGGAAATAGAAGACCGCTATAAAAAGCCTGTTCGCATCTTGCTTTACGGTACAGAAGGGGTTTATGTAATCGACACCATAAAAGACTTGCTGCCCTTGCAGTTTGTCGGCGAATCAATGAAGTAAACAAGTAATGCCCCACATTTGGCATTGCCATTTGGGGCATTTTGCATTCCCCTAAACATCATTGACAGGCCGCAAAAATAGGTTTCAAGCTTTCTGCGGCTGTTCTTTGATAATCTACAATATATTTTTTATCTTATGGAAAAGTTACCCACCGACCCTGCAATCCTCGTAAGTGCAGTGAATATGCTTTTGCGCGACGAGGAATTTGATACACTGTCATCGCTCTGCAACAATTTCAACGATACCCCAGAACGTTTGCAAGCGTATCTTCGTGCAGCTGGTTTCATATACAGCGAGCAGCAAAAACAGTTCCGCCCCATCGGTTACGATGAATAATTACGGTGTAGGTG
This window encodes:
- a CDS encoding DUF4250 domain-containing protein — protein: MEKLPTDPAILVSAVNMLLRDEEFDTLSSLCNNFNDTPERLQAYLRAAGFIYSEQQKQFRPIGYDE
- the cdd gene encoding cytidine deaminase — its product is MKQIDINIKIGVCQLEELSADEQVLIETAIEATKNSYSPYSHFSVGAALLLENGEMVMGANQENAAYPSGLCAERSAIFAAQSTRPDQPIKALAIAARNGGGLMKQPIVPCGACRQVVLEIEDRYKKPVRILLYGTEGVYVIDTIKDLLPLQFVGESMK